The genomic DNA AGAATAAATTGTTATTGGAAGCGCTATAACACTTATAATAAATGAAGTGTTTGGGTTTTGAATTTGGACAAGGGTTAAAAAGGATAAAATTATAAAGTATAATAAACTAAAGTCACTTAGCTTATAACCTTTTAGAAGTTCTGCCCCTTTAGAAGTTAAAACAGCGTCACAATCTTTTTTTTCTGTACCTCCAGAACAAAAAGCATTTCCTATCGCAGTTTCCAAACCTAATTCTTGCTTTATTATTGCGATGCTAATAAATATACCTATTAATGATAATAAAAAATAAAAAATGTTTGGAAGAGATACCTCTAAATTGAAGAGAAATAAAACAAGGGCAATTGCAAGCCCTATTAATAAAAAATTATTATTTAATAAGTTTAAGTGAGTTGTAACCTCTTTATGCTCTGGTTTCTCAACGGCAACTATTATACCTGTAAATTTCTTAATAAATTGACTGGTACTTAATTTTTCTTTTTTTCGCGCTCCTTTAATAACTGTGTAATTACTTTTGCCTTTTTCTACGGTAACTATTTCTTTACCATTATCATCAATAATCTGTGCAATAAAGCAATCTGGCAATTGCTTTAATGTTTCTATGCTAACAGGAACATCTGCAGCTACATTTTCTATGTTAAAATGATCTAGAACTCCTGTTATTGCGTGTAAACTAGGATAAGAAGGATGACTTTGAACTTGGAAGAACAGCTCTTTTCTATCAAATGAAATCTTATTAAGACTTAATAATTTGCTAATAATCTCTGTTAATTGATTTTTCAAAATACCTTTTTCTTTTTTATTTTTTCTTTTTCTCCTTCCAAATTTGAGAAACTTTTTTCTAATAACCTAAAAAACAACCCATCCGATTTGGACTAGCTGAATTCAGGGATACCCGAAACATACTGTTTTCAGCTAGTCCAAAATGGACGGGTCGACGTATTATTATTTTATTACTTTTGATAAAAAAAAGAAAAATGAAAGAAAAATCAAATGCAAATTCTAAGTATTTTGCAGTATTAGAAAAAATTATTGCCACAAGAGTTGAGTATGGAATTACTCAAATGAATATTGCAGATCACCTTAAATTGGGTGAAGGTGGTTATTTCAAACTAGAAAAAGGAAGAAGTAAATTAGACTTAAAAAGGTTGTTTGAAATTTTAGAATACTTAGAAATAAGCCCAGAAGAATTTTTTAAAGGTATTAAATAGCACAGTTAAAATTATATATAAAGTAAAAACCCAAAACTAAAATAGTTTTGGGTTTTTATGTTTTTATGTTTTTATTTCAAAAAAATAAAAGAATCCGTCTGAGATTGCTTCGTTGTTCCTCCTCGAAATGATGAGAATTATATAGAAGCTTTCATTAACTCTCTATTCATTCTTGCAATGTTGTCTAAAGAAATTCCTTTTGGGCATTCTACTTCACAAGCGCCTGTATTTGTACAGTTTCCAAAACCTTCTAAATCCATTTGAGCAACCATGTTTCTAACTCTATCTGCTGCTTCTACTTGTCCTTGTGGTAATAAAGCATACTGAGATACTTTTGCTCCTACAAATAACATTGCAGAACTGTTTTTACACGTAGCTACACAAGCACCACAACCAATACAAGTTGCCGCATCCATCGCTTCGTCTGCTGCGTGCTTAGAAATAGGAATTGAGTTTGCATCTTGTGTGTTTCCTGAAGTGTTTACAGAAATGTATCCACCAGCATGTTGTATTCTTTCAAAAGAAGTTCTATCTACAACTAAATCTTTCAATACAGGAAATGCTGCTGCTCTAAATGGTTCTATTGTAATCGTATCTCCATCTTTAAACATACGCATGTGCAATTGACAAGTTGTTACACCTCTATCTGGGCCATGTGCTTCACCATTAATATACATAGAACACATTCCGCAGATTCCTTCTCTACAATCATGATCGAAAGCAACTGGTTCATCACCAGAGTTTATTAACTGTTCATTTAAAACATCCATCATTTCTAAAAAAGACATGTGTTCTGAAATCTCAGTCACTTTATAATCAACCATTTGACCCTTACTACTTGAGTCTTTTTGTCTCCAAATTTTAAGTGTTAAATTCATTTTTGTCTTTTATTTGTATGAACGTTGTTTCAATTCAATATCGTTAAACTCTAATTCTTCTTTGTGTAAAACTGCATCTGCAGGTTCTCCTTTATATTCCCAAGCTGCTGCAAAAGCAAAATCTACATCGTTTCTTTTTGCTTCTCCTTTCTGAGGGCCATCTAGCTCTGCAGACTCTTCTCTAAAGTGACCTCCACAAGATTCTGCTCTCATTAGAGCATCTTTAGCAAATAACTCTCCTAACTCTAAGAAATCTGCAACTCTTCCTGCTTTTTCTAATTCAGGATTCATTTCATTTGCTGTTCCAGGAACGGAAACTTCTTTCCAAAATTCTTCACGAATTGCTTTAATTTCTGCCATTGCTTCTGTTAAACCTTCCGCGTTTCTAGACATTCCTGCTTTGTCCCACATTACTTTTCCAAGCTTCTTGTGAAAATAATCTACAGATTTTGTTCCTTTATTATTTACAAAGAAATTTACTCTATCTGTAACTTCTTTTTCCGCGGCTTCAAATTCTGGACTTTCAGTTGAAATTTTTCCTGTTCTAATATCATCAGATAAATAATCTCCAATAGTATAAGGCAACACAAAATAACCATCTGCTAAACCTTGCATTAATGCAGAAGCTCCTAATCTGTTTGCTCCGTGATCAGAAAAATTTGCTTCTCCAATACAATAACATCCAGGAATAGTTGTCATTAAGTTATAATCTACCCAAACACCACCCATTGTATAGTGTACTGCAGGATAAATCATCATTGGCGTTTTATACGGGTTTTCATCTACGATTTTCTCGTACATCTGAAATAAGTTTCCATATTTTGCTTCAACAATTGCTTGTCCTAATTCGTATATTTTTTCCTCTGAAGGGTTTTTAATATTATGAATCTTTGCTTGTTCTGTACCATATCTTGTAAATGCAGATTTAAAATCTAAATATACAGCTTCACCTGTAGCATTTACTCCATAACCAGCATCACAACGTTCTTTTGCTGCTCTAGATGCAACATCTCTTGGAACTAAATTTCCAAAAGCTGGGTAACGTCTTTCTAAATAATAATCTCTTTGTTCTTCCGACAAATCAGTTGGTTTTTTACGACCCTCTCTAATTGCCATTACATCATCAATACTTTTAGGAACCCAAATTCTACCATCGTTTCTCAATGATTCTGACATCAATGTTAATTTCGATTGATAATCACCAGATCTTGGAATACAAGTTGGGTGAATTTGTGTGTAACAAGGGTTTGCAAAGTGCGCTCCTTTTTTATGAATTTTCCAAGCAGCAGTTGCATTAGACCCCATTGCATTGGTAGATAAGAAATATACATTTCCATAACCACCAGAAGCAATCACTACAGCATGTGCAGAATGACGCTCAATTTCTCCTGTAATTAAATTTCTTGCAATAATTCCTCTTGCTTTACCATCAACAATAACAACATCTAACATTTCATGTCTGTTAAACATTTCTATTTTACCACGAGCAATTTGTCTGTTCATTGCAGAATACGCTCCTAATAATAATTGCTGACCTGTTTGTCCTTTTGCGTAAAAAGTTCTAGATACTAAAACTCCACCAAAAGAACGATTATCTAACAAACCACCATAATCACGTGCAAAAGGAACTCCTTGTGCCACACATTGATCGATTATGTTTGCAGAAACCTCTGCTAAACGGTATACGTTTGCTTCACGAGAACGGTAATCTCCTCCTTTTACTGTATCATAAAATAATCTGAAGGTAGAATCTCCATCTCCTTGATAATTTTTTGCTGCATTAATTCCTCCTTGCGCTGCAATTGAATGCGCTCTTCTTGGAGAATCTTGATAAGCAAATGCTTTTACATTGTAACCTAATTCTGCTAAAGTTGCAGCTGCAGAACCACCTGCTAAACCTGTACCTACAACAATAACATCTATATGACGTTTGTTTGCAGGATTTACTAAGTTTATATGATTTTTATAATCTGTCCATTTATCTTTAATTGGACCTTTTGGTACTTTTGAATCTAAAGCCATAGTTTATTAAGATTAATGGTTAGGATTAAAATGATGATAAAGTGCAATAAAAATAAAACCTAATGGAATTATAATTGAATACGCTTTACCAATTGTTTGTAATGTTTTTCTTCTACTTGCATTCGATCCCATAGATTGAAATGCAGATGTAAACCCGTGTGCTAAATGCAATCCTAAAAGAACAAAAGCAACTACATAAGCGCCAACTCTAAGTGGGTTTGCAAATTTATGCACCAATTCTTCGTGGTAACGGAAACCTTCTAATCCTTCTAAAGTACCAGACCAATCTCCTTGAATAAATTTTGTGTTGATTTCTGGAAACCAAAAATCGATAAAGTGTAAAATAATAAAAGCAAGAATTGTTATTCCGCTCCAAATCATATTTCTGCTCATCCAAGATGAATTTGCAGCACCATTATTTTTTGCATAAGAAACATTTCTAGCTCTAGAGTTTTTTAATTCTAAGATAAAACCCATTACAAAATGAAAAACAACTGCAAAAATTAAAACAGGTTGTAATGCAAATTGAACCAAAGGATTTGTGCCCATAAAATGCGAAACTTCGTTAAAAGTATCTGGGCTAAAAACCGATAAAATATTAATTGCTAAATGCTGAAGTAAGAAGAACATTAAGAAAAACGCTGATAGCGCCATTGCTACTTTTCTTCCAATTGAAGATTTAAAAAATCCGCTCATTGTATAAGTTAGTTAAAATTATACTACAAAAATACGGCTAAAGTGGTTGCGCTACAAGGCAATTAGATTATTTTAATACGTATTTAGAACTATTTTAAATAATTACTTCATAGATTGATTAGAAGAAACCAAACATTTTTCATTCTTCCACTTCCCTTTTAATTTTTTTGCGGAAATGATTTTACCTTCACAAGTTAAGAAATTTCCTTTTTCATTTTTTTTAATAATTTTCATTTTTCCTTGATGAATAGCGTTTATAACTCTATAAATCAATCCATTTTTAGATACCTCACTTCCTTTTGTAATTAACTTTAAACCCTCATCGTTATTATGCAAGTCCATTTCAGATGAAATTTCATCTGGCACAACACCATCTTCTAACTTTAATTTTTTATACGTAAGATAGTTATCTTTCTCATGTGCTTTTCCTAAAGAACGAGCGGCTCTTTTACCAATTTCTTGGCGCAATCTTGCCATCCAATATGCATGTCTAAATGCATCTACTTGCCCGCCCGCAGCATCTTTATCTAATAAGTGCGATTTACGAACAGAATCTGCTACGCTATTGGTTTCATTAGAAATTTTTAAAGACAATTTTGCTTTAAAAGGATGCAACAAAACCCATCTTTTTATGGGACCAGATAATTTTAAAAAATTTTTAAAATCAGACTGTCCACTCACAGAAATTGAGAAAGAAAAGAATATAAGAATTAGTGTTTTCCTCATTTTCAAATATAAAAACCTCACAAATTTTAAAAACCTGTGAGGTTTATTTTAGACTCTTATTTATTTTACTTCAAACTCACTTTCAGAGTCACCAACTTTAATTGTATATTTTCCTTTTGGAAGATAAAAAACACCGTTTTTAGCAGCAATTAACTCGACTTTCTTATTGGCTCTTTTGTAAGCTTTTTTCCCTTTATCAGAAAAAGAAACATCAAAAATTGCTTCATTAAAACCTTTTGTTGCTGTTACAGAAACTGCGTTTACCTTTACTTTACCCGCATAAATAGCTACAGTTACTTCGCTATTAGAGTTTACATAAAAAGGAATTGTAACTTCTGGTGTATACGCTGTTCTCCATTGGCTCCAAGAACGTCCCCAACCTTTACTTTTTTTAACATCATCAACCTTAAAAATATGTGTAGCCTTTTCTAAAATTTCTGTTGTAATTTCTTGAAGTGCCGCAACATTTGTTTTGTATAAACTTCTACCATGCGTACCGATAATTAAATCTTTTGCCGTTGGTTGAATTACCAAATCATGTACCGCAACGTTTGGTAAATTCTTACTAAATGCTTCCCAAGATTCTCCGTTGTTGAAAGAAATAAATAAACCATTATCAGTTCCTAAATATAAAATATGCTCATTTTCAGAATCTTCTTTAATTACGTTTACTGCCGAAATAGGAAGATTATTGCTAATACTAGTCCAGGTTTGTCCGTAATTCTCGGAAACATACACATAAGGCATAAAATCATCATATCTATAACCGTTTAAAGTTGCGTAGACACGTTCTTTTTTAAATTTTGAAGCAATAACTCTAGAAACCCATAAGTCTTGTGGCAAGTTATCTGAAACTCTCGTCCAACTTCCGCCACCATTTTTAGTTATATTGATATATCCATCATCTGAACCCGCATAAATTAAACCGAATTGAAACGGACTTTCAGAAATTGAAGTTAACGTTCCGTACGCAACATTTCCTTTCTTTCCGCCAGTTGTTAGATCTCCTGAAATTTCTTCCCAGTCATCTCCTTTGTTTAAAGATCTGTGTAATTTATTACTTCCTAAATATAAAATATCTTGATTGTGTTTAGATAAATGAATTGGAGTTTGCCAGTTAAATCTGTAAGGTTTTTCGTCTTTTTTTGGTGCTGGTTGTATGTAGGTACTTTTTTCAGTTTCTAAATTTAAACGAGAATAATTCCCAAATTGATACCCTGTATATACAATATTAGGATTTCTGTCATCTACTTGCACCTGCATTCCGTCTCCGCCCATAATAGACTTGTAAGGGTTTTGACCAGATTGATGCCATCTTTTATCCATTTTTGCATTGTGTGAACCAAACCAAACACCATTATCTTGCATACCACCATACACATTATAGTCTTTCTGATTGTCTGCGTACACAGAATAAAATTGCCCAACAGCCGCGTTATTTAATTTCACCCAGCTTTCACCATCATCATAAGAAATATTTAAACCACCATCATTACCATCTAATAAATGACCGCTTTTTTTAGGGTTTACCCACAATGCTTGATGATCTGAATGTACATTTTCTTTACTGATAGACGTAAATGATTTACCACCATCTTTCGATTTTATAATAGAAACACCTAAAACATAAATACCATTCTCATCTTGTAAATCAACTCTAATTTCTCCGAAAAAATATCCATAAGAACTGTAAATACCATCTAAATAATTGGTATGTGTTTTTTGCCAATTCTTACCACCGTTGGTGGTTTTAAAAATCTCTGCGCCAATAACTGGCTCTTCAAAAACTACAGCCATTTCATCTTCTAAAAAAGCCATTAATTCTTTTGGTTTTACACCACCTGGTCTTAAAAGTTGTTTTGCATTTTCTGCTCTAAATTTCTCCTGAAAACCATGTGCTTTCAAATAGCTGTCTAATGTTTTATTTCTAAGTGCTAAAACATCTGCAGAAGTAAGGTTCTTAAATTGTTCTTTTGTAAAGTTAAACGCAGCTTTATCACTTTCTGGCGCTCTTCTATATTGACTATCATGTAAAGCATATACTGTATTTTCATTAAAAACAGCTAAACCAATTCTACCAACACCACTTCCTGTAGGAAAACCACTATTGTCTGCAATTTTTGTCCAAGAACTTCCTGCATCTGTACTTTTGTAAATTCCAGAGTTACTTCCGTTTCCAACAAAATCCCACGCTTTACGTTCTCTTTCCCAAGCAGCAGCATACATAACATTAAAATTATTTGGTGCATGTTGCACGTCTATAATTCCGGTATCATTATTAATAAACAATGTTTTATTCCATGATTTTCCACCATCAGTTGTTTTAAAAACACCACGAGTTGCGTTTGAAGAATATAAATGACCAATTGCACCAATAACTACTTCATCCGGATTATTTGGATTCATTAAAATTCTACCAATATGATGCGAATCTGGCAAGCCAACATTTACCCAAGTCTTCCCTTTATCTGTAGATTTTAAAATACCGATTCCGGCATAACTAGAGCGAGAAGAATTATTTTCTCCTGTACCCACCCAAATTGTTTCTGAGTTCCAATCTACAGCAATATCACCAATATTTTGTGTTGGCGCATTGTCTAAAACTGGCGTAAAAGTGGTTCCATTATTATTTGTATACCATAAACCACCAGAAGCATACCCAACATAAAATTCTGTGGTATTCTTGGGGTTTACATCTACATCTACCACACGACCACTCATTACTGTTGGTCCAATACTAGTAAAGGCTACATTTTTTACCAGTGAAGATTTCATCATTTGAGATTTCTTCTGTATAGATTGTTGAATAATTTCTGAACTTGTAGGGTTTTGAGCAACTAATGTTACCGAAAAGCATAGTAATAAAAACTTGAAAATGGATTTCATAAGAAATAATATTTGATTAAGAAACGATGAAATTACTACTTGTAAAATCAATATCAAAAAAATTAACATAAAAAGGATTTTTAAGAACTATTCTTCTTCAATTTTAAAGAATGTATCTTTGCAGGCTGAAACAACTACATAAAGTTGCTTTCATAAATATTATTTATGACATTTAAAGATTTAGGTTTATCTCCGGCATTGGTAAAAGCAGTTGAAGAGAAAGGATATACCAAACCATCACCAATACAAGAAAAGGCAATTCCACATATATTAGAAGGAAAAGATATTTTAGCTTCGGCACAAACTGGTACAGGAAAAACTGCCGGTTTTACATTGCCTGTTTTACAACATTTAGTAGAAACAAAACACCCAAAATACAGACCTTTACGTGCATTGGTTTTAACACCAACCAGAGAATTGGCTGCACAGGTTCATGACAACGTTAGAGAATACAGTAAATATGTAGACATAAAATCTGCTGTAGTTTTTGGTGGAGTGAACGCAAAACCACAAATTGCGACTCTAAGAAGCGGTGTGGATATTTTGGTAGCAACCCCTGGTAGATTATTAGACTTACACGATAGAAAAGCAGTTTCTTTTAAAAGGGTTGATATTTTAATTCTTGATGAAGCAGACAGAATGCTAGACATGGGTTTTGTTAGAGATATTAACAAAATTATTAGTTTTATGCCTACAAAGCGTCAGAATTTAATGTTTTCTGCAACGTTTTCTAATGATATTAAAAAATTAGCTTCAGGAATTTTAAGAAATCCTGTTTCTGTTGAAACGGCTCCGCAAAATTCAACAGCAAAAAAAGTAACTCACAAAGTTTATAAGGTTGATAAAAACAAAAAAACTGAGTTTACAATAAAATTAATTAAAGACAATAATTGGAACCAGGTTTTAATCTTTACAAGAACAAAACACGGTGCTAATAAATTGACTGAAAAATTAATAAAATCTGGAATTTCTGCTGCAGCAATTCATGGAAATAAAAGTCAAGGTGCTAGAACAAAAGCTTTAAAGAATTTTAAAGACAATTCTATTAAAATTTTGGTAGCAACAGATATTGCTGCCCGTGGTTTAGACATTCCTTTATTACCTCATGTAGTTAATTTCGAATTGCCAAATGTGCCAGAAGATTATGTGCACAGAATTGGTAGAACAGGAAGAGCTGGTGCAGCTGGGGAGGCAATTTCTTTGGTTTGTAGTGAAGAAAGTGAATACCAAAGTGAAATTGAGAAATTACTAAAAGAAAAATTAGAATCTACTATTGTAGAAGGTTTTGAGCCTACGGATACAGATGCTCCTAAAAGAGCTGCTTCACAAAGTAAAGGTTCTTTTGGTAAGAAGACTAAATCTCAAGGAAACAAACCAAAAAGCAAGCCTCATTTTAAAGGGAACAAACCTTCTGAGCCTTCTGGAAGAGGAAGAACTAGCGCACCTAAAAAGAAGCGTTATTAACAAATAAGAAACAAAATTAACTTTATACAAATACCCTTTTCTGTTTTCAAAAACAGAAAAGGGTATTTAATTATTAGCTAAGTTGTATCTCATTCTAAGTTCCTCTTAATTATTCATACCTTTGTATTTCAACAAAATTTTTTAGTATGAAATACCATAAAATAGACGCACAATTATATATAAAAAATCGTAAAAACTTTGCTTCTGCAATGAAGCCAAATAGTTTAGCAATTTTTAATTCTAATGATACCTACCCAATAAGTGCAGATAGCACGATGCCATTTGAGCAACATAGAGATATTTTGTATTTAAGTGGTGTAGATCAAGAGGAAAGTGTTTTAATGTTGTTTCCAGATTGTCCGAATGAAAACTTACGTGAAGTTTTATTTGTAACAGAAACCAATGACCATATTGCGGTTTGGGAAGGAGCCAAATTAACCAAAGAAGCAGCTTTAGAAACTTCTGGAATAAAAACTGTTTTTTGGTTACAAGATTTAGAAAAAGTATTGTTCGAAATGTCTTCTTATTGCGATACTCTTTATATTAACACAAACGAACATTATAGAGCAAATACCGCAACAGAAACACGTGAAGATCGTTTTACAAAATGGTTATTAGCAAAATATCCTGCGCATTCTGTAGCAAAAAGTAATCCTATTTTACAAAGATTACGTGCTGTAAAAGATCCTATTGAGTTAGATCTAATGCAAAATGCTTGTAATATCACAGAAAAAAGTTTCCGTAGAATTTTAGATTTTATAAAACCAGGGGTTTGGGAATATGAAATTGAAGCAGAATTATTACACGAGTTTATAAGAAACCGTTCTAAAGGATTTGCATACACGCCAATTATTGCTTCTGGAAATAATGCAAATGTTTTACATTATATAGAGAATAATCAGCAATGTAAAGCTGGTGATTTAATTTTGTTTGATGTTGCCGCAGAATATGCAAATTATAAAAGTGATTTATCTAGAACAGTACCTGTTTCTGGTAAATTCTCTGACAGACAAAAAGCAGTTTACAACGCAGTAAATCACGTTAAAAAAGAAGCTACAAAATTATTAGTTCCAGGAACTTTATGGAAAGAATACCATGTAGAGGTTGG from Polaribacter sp. ALD11 includes the following:
- a CDS encoding glycosyl hydrolase, whose translation is MKSIFKFLLLCFSVTLVAQNPTSSEIIQQSIQKKSQMMKSSLVKNVAFTSIGPTVMSGRVVDVDVNPKNTTEFYVGYASGGLWYTNNNGTTFTPVLDNAPTQNIGDIAVDWNSETIWVGTGENNSSRSSYAGIGILKSTDKGKTWVNVGLPDSHHIGRILMNPNNPDEVVIGAIGHLYSSNATRGVFKTTDGGKSWNKTLFINNDTGIIDVQHAPNNFNVMYAAAWERERKAWDFVGNGSNSGIYKSTDAGSSWTKIADNSGFPTGSGVGRIGLAVFNENTVYALHDSQYRRAPESDKAAFNFTKEQFKNLTSADVLALRNKTLDSYLKAHGFQEKFRAENAKQLLRPGGVKPKELMAFLEDEMAVVFEEPVIGAEIFKTTNGGKNWQKTHTNYLDGIYSSYGYFFGEIRVDLQDENGIYVLGVSIIKSKDGGKSFTSISKENVHSDHQALWVNPKKSGHLLDGNDGGLNISYDDGESWVKLNNAAVGQFYSVYADNQKDYNVYGGMQDNGVWFGSHNAKMDKRWHQSGQNPYKSIMGGDGMQVQVDDRNPNIVYTGYQFGNYSRLNLETEKSTYIQPAPKKDEKPYRFNWQTPIHLSKHNQDILYLGSNKLHRSLNKGDDWEEISGDLTTGGKKGNVAYGTLTSISESPFQFGLIYAGSDDGYINITKNGGGSWTRVSDNLPQDLWVSRVIASKFKKERVYATLNGYRYDDFMPYVYVSENYGQTWTSISNNLPISAVNVIKEDSENEHILYLGTDNGLFISFNNGESWEAFSKNLPNVAVHDLVIQPTAKDLIIGTHGRSLYKTNVAALQEITTEILEKATHIFKVDDVKKSKGWGRSWSQWRTAYTPEVTIPFYVNSNSEVTVAIYAGKVKVNAVSVTATKGFNEAIFDVSFSDKGKKAYKRANKKVELIAAKNGVFYLPKGKYTIKVGDSESEFEVK
- a CDS encoding fumarate reductase/succinate dehydrogenase flavoprotein subunit, whose translation is MALDSKVPKGPIKDKWTDYKNHINLVNPANKRHIDVIVVGTGLAGGSAAATLAELGYNVKAFAYQDSPRRAHSIAAQGGINAAKNYQGDGDSTFRLFYDTVKGGDYRSREANVYRLAEVSANIIDQCVAQGVPFARDYGGLLDNRSFGGVLVSRTFYAKGQTGQQLLLGAYSAMNRQIARGKIEMFNRHEMLDVVIVDGKARGIIARNLITGEIERHSAHAVVIASGGYGNVYFLSTNAMGSNATAAWKIHKKGAHFANPCYTQIHPTCIPRSGDYQSKLTLMSESLRNDGRIWVPKSIDDVMAIREGRKKPTDLSEEQRDYYLERRYPAFGNLVPRDVASRAAKERCDAGYGVNATGEAVYLDFKSAFTRYGTEQAKIHNIKNPSEEKIYELGQAIVEAKYGNLFQMYEKIVDENPYKTPMMIYPAVHYTMGGVWVDYNLMTTIPGCYCIGEANFSDHGANRLGASALMQGLADGYFVLPYTIGDYLSDDIRTGKISTESPEFEAAEKEVTDRVNFFVNNKGTKSVDYFHKKLGKVMWDKAGMSRNAEGLTEAMAEIKAIREEFWKEVSVPGTANEMNPELEKAGRVADFLELGELFAKDALMRAESCGGHFREESAELDGPQKGEAKRNDVDFAFAAAWEYKGEPADAVLHKEELEFNDIELKQRSYK
- a CDS encoding helix-turn-helix domain-containing protein, which produces MKEKSNANSKYFAVLEKIIATRVEYGITQMNIADHLKLGEGGYFKLEKGRSKLDLKRLFEILEYLEISPEEFFKGIK
- a CDS encoding succinate dehydrogenase cytochrome b subunit, whose amino-acid sequence is MSGFFKSSIGRKVAMALSAFFLMFFLLQHLAINILSVFSPDTFNEVSHFMGTNPLVQFALQPVLIFAVVFHFVMGFILELKNSRARNVSYAKNNGAANSSWMSRNMIWSGITILAFIILHFIDFWFPEINTKFIQGDWSGTLEGLEGFRYHEELVHKFANPLRVGAYVVAFVLLGLHLAHGFTSAFQSMGSNASRRKTLQTIGKAYSIIIPLGFIFIALYHHFNPNH
- a CDS encoding DEAD/DEAH box helicase, which gives rise to MTFKDLGLSPALVKAVEEKGYTKPSPIQEKAIPHILEGKDILASAQTGTGKTAGFTLPVLQHLVETKHPKYRPLRALVLTPTRELAAQVHDNVREYSKYVDIKSAVVFGGVNAKPQIATLRSGVDILVATPGRLLDLHDRKAVSFKRVDILILDEADRMLDMGFVRDINKIISFMPTKRQNLMFSATFSNDIKKLASGILRNPVSVETAPQNSTAKKVTHKVYKVDKNKKTEFTIKLIKDNNWNQVLIFTRTKHGANKLTEKLIKSGISAAAIHGNKSQGARTKALKNFKDNSIKILVATDIAARGLDIPLLPHVVNFELPNVPEDYVHRIGRTGRAGAAGEAISLVCSEESEYQSEIEKLLKEKLESTIVEGFEPTDTDAPKRAASQSKGSFGKKTKSQGNKPKSKPHFKGNKPSEPSGRGRTSAPKKKRY
- a CDS encoding succinate dehydrogenase/fumarate reductase iron-sulfur subunit → MNLTLKIWRQKDSSSKGQMVDYKVTEISEHMSFLEMMDVLNEQLINSGDEPVAFDHDCREGICGMCSMYINGEAHGPDRGVTTCQLHMRMFKDGDTITIEPFRAAAFPVLKDLVVDRTSFERIQHAGGYISVNTSGNTQDANSIPISKHAADEAMDAATCIGCGACVATCKNSSAMLFVGAKVSQYALLPQGQVEAADRVRNMVAQMDLEGFGNCTNTGACEVECPKGISLDNIARMNRELMKASI
- a CDS encoding aminopeptidase P family protein, which gives rise to MKYHKIDAQLYIKNRKNFASAMKPNSLAIFNSNDTYPISADSTMPFEQHRDILYLSGVDQEESVLMLFPDCPNENLREVLFVTETNDHIAVWEGAKLTKEAALETSGIKTVFWLQDLEKVLFEMSSYCDTLYINTNEHYRANTATETREDRFTKWLLAKYPAHSVAKSNPILQRLRAVKDPIELDLMQNACNITEKSFRRILDFIKPGVWEYEIEAELLHEFIRNRSKGFAYTPIIASGNNANVLHYIENNQQCKAGDLILFDVAAEYANYKSDLSRTVPVSGKFSDRQKAVYNAVNHVKKEATKLLVPGTLWKEYHVEVGNIMTSELLKLGLLDKADVQNEDKNWPAYKKYFMHGTSHHIGLDTHDYGLLHEPMQANNVFTVEPGIYIPKEGFGIRLEDDVVVQAEGEPINLMGNIPIEADEIEDIMNS